The proteins below come from a single Roseiflexus sp. RS-1 genomic window:
- a CDS encoding pyridoxal phosphate-dependent aminotransferase, producing MARQRIARRMDRVPASGIRRFFDIAAQMPDVISLGVGEPDFVTPEPIRAAGIRSLEEGRTAYTSNSGLLELRVALSDHLEALYGVRYDPESEVLMTVGVSEALQIAAIATLNPGDEVIIPEPCFVAYPAAVIFADAEPVFVPTTVEDSFQVDPERIAAAITPRTRAILIGYPNNPTGAVMPRDRLAAIAELAEQHDLLVISDEIYDRLVYGVRHTCFAALPGARDRTILLGGFSKAYAMTGWRLGWMAAPADIVAAARKVHQYAIMSAPTVAQYAALEALRNGEPYVAAMVAEYDRRRRAIVAGLNAIGLPAFEPQGAFYVFPHVAHLGMSSEMFAERLLREQQVAVIPGETFGPNGAGFVRICYAASMDKIETALDRIGRFVRTHGS from the coding sequence ATGGCTCGCCAACGTATCGCCCGGCGCATGGATCGCGTTCCGGCTTCTGGTATTCGTCGCTTTTTCGACATCGCTGCGCAGATGCCCGATGTCATTTCGCTCGGCGTCGGTGAACCCGACTTCGTGACCCCTGAGCCGATCCGGGCTGCCGGTATTCGTTCGCTCGAAGAGGGACGCACAGCGTATACCTCGAACTCTGGCTTGCTGGAGTTGCGCGTCGCGCTCTCCGACCACCTGGAGGCGCTCTACGGGGTACGCTACGATCCGGAGAGCGAAGTGCTGATGACCGTCGGCGTCAGTGAGGCGCTCCAGATCGCTGCGATTGCGACCCTGAACCCCGGCGATGAGGTGATCATTCCTGAACCCTGTTTTGTCGCTTATCCGGCTGCCGTGATCTTCGCCGATGCTGAACCGGTCTTTGTGCCCACCACGGTCGAGGATTCGTTTCAGGTCGATCCTGAACGGATCGCTGCCGCGATCACGCCGCGCACGCGCGCCATCCTGATCGGGTACCCCAACAATCCGACCGGCGCTGTGATGCCACGTGACCGCCTGGCGGCAATCGCCGAGCTTGCCGAACAACACGATCTGCTGGTGATCTCCGACGAGATCTATGATCGCCTGGTTTACGGCGTGCGCCATACCTGCTTTGCCGCACTGCCGGGCGCACGCGACCGCACCATCCTGCTGGGAGGGTTCTCCAAAGCGTATGCCATGACCGGCTGGCGCCTGGGCTGGATGGCGGCGCCCGCAGATATTGTCGCCGCTGCACGAAAGGTTCATCAGTACGCTATCATGTCTGCGCCGACGGTGGCGCAGTATGCCGCCCTCGAAGCGTTGCGCAACGGTGAGCCGTATGTCGCTGCGATGGTTGCCGAGTACGACCGTCGTCGGCGCGCAATCGTCGCTGGCTTGAACGCCATCGGTCTGCCAGCCTTTGAGCCGCAGGGAGCATTCTACGTGTTCCCGCACGTGGCGCATCTCGGTATGAGCAGTGAGATGTTCGCCGAACGCCTGCTGCGCGAGCAGCAGGTCGCCGTCATCCCCGGTGAAACGTTCGGACCGAACGGCGCAGGATTTGTGCGCATCTGTTACGCTGCATCGATGGACAAGATTGAGACAGCGCTCGACCGTATCGGGCGTTTTGTGCGTACGCATGGATCATAA